One stretch of Clavibacter michiganensis DNA includes these proteins:
- a CDS encoding response regulator transcription factor codes for MAERVRVAVVDDQQLFAEGLRMQIDATDDLVCVGIAGDGRTGLDLVRRESPDVVLMDLRMPVLDGLAATAAMRDGGAEAPRVVVLTTMREDQAVRAAARAGAAAFLTKDARPEVLLATVRAAAAGDVTGDTDDLLRDFGSPPPRPDLDVLAALTPRERETFLLVARGLTNTQIAEASFVQASTVKTHVQAVLAKLGLRSRLQVVVFAHERGLVRS; via the coding sequence GTGGCTGAGCGCGTGCGCGTGGCGGTGGTCGACGACCAGCAGCTCTTCGCCGAGGGGCTCCGCATGCAGATCGACGCCACCGACGACCTCGTCTGCGTCGGCATCGCCGGGGACGGCCGCACGGGGCTCGACCTGGTGCGGCGCGAGTCCCCCGACGTGGTGCTGATGGACCTCCGCATGCCCGTGCTCGACGGCCTCGCCGCGACCGCCGCGATGCGGGACGGCGGCGCGGAGGCGCCGCGCGTGGTCGTGCTCACCACCATGCGCGAGGACCAGGCCGTGCGCGCCGCCGCCCGGGCCGGCGCCGCCGCGTTCCTCACCAAGGACGCCCGGCCCGAGGTCCTGCTCGCCACCGTGCGCGCGGCCGCCGCCGGGGACGTGACGGGCGACACCGACGACCTCCTGCGCGACTTCGGATCCCCGCCGCCGCGCCCCGACCTCGACGTGCTCGCCGCGCTGACGCCCCGGGAGCGCGAGACGTTCCTGCTTGTCGCGCGCGGGCTCACCAACACCCAGATCGCCGAGGCGTCCTTCGTCCAGGCGTCCACCGTGAAGACGCACGTGCAGGCGGTGCTCGCGAAGCTCGGGCTCCGCAGCCGCCTGCAGGTCGTCGTCTTCGCCCATGAGAGAGGACTGGTGCGGTCGTGA
- a CDS encoding zinc-dependent alcohol dehydrogenase family protein, whose amino-acid sequence MRAVVYERFGETPVVRELPDPVPSPAGVIVRVEATGVCRSDAHGWLGHDDGIALPQVPGHELVGRIHQVGPEVTRYHVGDRVTVPFVCACGRCAECRAGNGQVCRDQTQPGFTHWGSFAELVALHDADVNLIPVPDDLDAGAAALLGCRFATAFRGLVHRARIQRGERLLVIGCGGVGLSAVMIGVAVGAEVIAVDVDPAALARASELGAEYTIDSSDLSELDVLDAIHAVSPDGVQVSVEALGRESTLRISLLALAPTGRQVQIGLFASEPTVPVPFVISQELSLHGSHGMPARDYAELMGMVASGALRPELLIEHRITLDEAPAALEALASGDRSAGITLVEVG is encoded by the coding sequence ATGCGCGCCGTCGTCTACGAGAGGTTCGGCGAGACCCCCGTCGTCCGCGAGCTGCCGGATCCCGTCCCCTCCCCCGCCGGCGTCATCGTGCGCGTCGAGGCCACGGGCGTCTGCCGCAGCGACGCGCACGGCTGGCTCGGCCACGACGACGGCATCGCGCTCCCGCAGGTGCCGGGCCACGAGCTGGTCGGACGGATCCACCAGGTCGGCCCCGAGGTCACGCGCTACCACGTCGGCGACCGCGTCACCGTCCCGTTCGTGTGCGCGTGCGGCCGCTGCGCCGAGTGCCGCGCCGGCAACGGCCAGGTGTGCCGGGACCAGACGCAGCCGGGCTTCACGCACTGGGGATCGTTCGCCGAGCTCGTCGCGCTGCACGACGCCGACGTCAACCTCATCCCCGTCCCCGACGACCTCGACGCCGGCGCCGCCGCGCTCCTCGGCTGCCGCTTCGCGACGGCGTTCCGCGGGCTCGTGCACCGGGCCCGGATCCAGCGCGGCGAGCGCCTCCTCGTCATCGGCTGCGGCGGCGTGGGCCTCAGCGCGGTGATGATCGGCGTCGCGGTCGGCGCGGAGGTCATCGCCGTCGACGTCGACCCGGCCGCCCTCGCGCGCGCGTCGGAGCTCGGCGCCGAGTACACGATCGACTCGTCCGACCTCTCGGAGCTCGACGTCCTCGACGCCATCCACGCGGTCTCCCCCGACGGCGTGCAGGTCTCGGTGGAGGCGCTCGGCCGCGAGTCCACGCTCCGGATCAGCCTGCTCGCGCTCGCGCCGACCGGCCGTCAGGTGCAGATCGGCCTGTTCGCGAGCGAGCCGACGGTGCCCGTGCCGTTCGTCATCAGCCAGGAGCTGAGCCTGCACGGCAGCCACGGCATGCCCGCGCGCGACTACGCCGAGCTGATGGGCATGGTCGCCTCGGGAGCGCTCCGCCCGGAGCTGCTCATCGAGCACCGCATCACCCTCGACGAGGCCCCGGCCGCGCTCGAGGCGCTCGCGTCGGGCGATCGCTCGGCGGGGATCACGCTGGTCGAGGTCGGCTGA
- a CDS encoding S41 family peptidase, whose amino-acid sequence MPPRRSRILSGLPLAFAVAVVVLIGGTIAATPSLERAGLLDVPPSPQRYADMAVDLMVDGLQADPARVAEVRAEVDAQAARARTYAGTYPALSGAAKELGGEHSSLLGPVEAAADFGDSPPVSAAAEPRPTVTTADGITTIVVPALVGGDEASRQRYVDAGARALAAAVPATTRGWVVDLRGNHGGDIWPMLAAVSPLLDEGRVMSFEQADGSVPVTVAGGAVAQGGDVMATSDAGRVPAGVPIAVVTDGMTVSSGEAVAIAFVGQDGVCSFGQPTYGFSSANSPRTLVDGAIVNLTDAVDADRTGKRYGVPVVPDVVVDDAGVTAAVDAWFDAPR is encoded by the coding sequence ATGCCCCCACGTCGATCCAGGATCCTGAGCGGCCTGCCCCTCGCGTTCGCGGTCGCCGTGGTCGTGCTCATCGGCGGGACGATCGCCGCGACGCCGTCCCTCGAGCGCGCCGGCCTGCTCGACGTGCCGCCCTCGCCGCAGCGCTACGCCGACATGGCGGTGGACCTCATGGTCGACGGGCTCCAGGCGGATCCCGCCCGCGTCGCGGAGGTCCGGGCGGAGGTGGACGCGCAGGCGGCCCGGGCGCGCACCTACGCGGGCACGTATCCGGCGCTCTCCGGGGCCGCGAAGGAGCTGGGCGGCGAGCACAGCTCCCTGCTCGGACCCGTGGAGGCCGCGGCGGACTTCGGTGACAGCCCACCGGTGTCGGCCGCAGCCGAGCCGCGGCCCACGGTCACGACGGCCGACGGGATCACGACCATCGTCGTGCCCGCGCTCGTGGGCGGAGACGAGGCGTCCCGCCAGCGCTACGTCGACGCGGGAGCCCGGGCGCTCGCGGCCGCCGTGCCCGCGACGACCCGCGGCTGGGTCGTGGACCTGCGGGGGAACCACGGCGGCGACATCTGGCCCATGCTCGCCGCGGTCTCGCCGCTGCTCGACGAGGGGCGGGTGATGTCGTTCGAGCAGGCGGACGGCTCGGTGCCCGTCACCGTCGCGGGCGGTGCGGTCGCCCAGGGCGGCGACGTCATGGCGACGAGCGACGCGGGTCGGGTGCCCGCTGGGGTGCCGATCGCCGTGGTCACCGACGGCATGACCGTGAGCTCCGGCGAGGCCGTCGCGATCGCGTTCGTCGGGCAGGACGGCGTGTGCTCGTTCGGGCAGCCCACCTACGGCTTCAGCTCGGCGAACTCCCCGCGGACGCTCGTCGACGGCGCGATCGTGAACCTCACGGACGCGGTCGACGCCGACCGCACCGGGAAGCGCTACGGCGTACCCGTCGTGCCGGACGTCGTGGTCGACGACGCGGGCGTCACGGCCGCGGTCGACGCGTGGTTCGACGCGCCGCGCTAG
- a CDS encoding putative quinol monooxygenase, translating into MSQPVVVTAVFTPVEGKHDEAVAALSRGIAEVHEEEGCEVYAIHDAPDGTIVMVEKWSSVEDLDAHGAGDAVARMGASLAGLITGPAVVTRLTPIPAGSELQGAL; encoded by the coding sequence ATGTCCCAGCCCGTCGTCGTCACCGCCGTCTTCACGCCCGTCGAGGGCAAGCACGACGAGGCGGTCGCCGCCCTGTCCCGCGGCATCGCCGAGGTGCACGAGGAGGAGGGCTGCGAGGTCTACGCGATCCACGACGCCCCCGACGGCACCATCGTGATGGTCGAGAAGTGGTCGTCCGTGGAGGACCTCGACGCGCACGGCGCCGGCGACGCCGTCGCCCGCATGGGCGCGTCGCTCGCCGGCCTCATCACGGGGCCCGCCGTCGTCACGCGGCTCACGCCGATCCCGGCGGGCTCGGAGCTGCAGGGCGCGCTCTAG
- a CDS encoding pyruvate dehydrogenase — protein sequence MARTVADQLIAQLIEAGVSRIYGVVGDSLNPVVDAVRRTGGSRRGGIDWIHVRHEEAGAFAASAEAQLTGKLAVCAGSCGPGHLHLINGLYDAHRSGAPVLAIASHITTNQIGSGYFQETHPDRLFVECSHYTEMISTAVQAPRVVDQAMRHSLALGGVSVITLPGDVAEFEAEGEAPAFSLPRRPAIVPAEEDVRALAAAIDDAKSVAIFAGRGAGSAHAELMELADKIAAPVGHSLRGKDVIQQDNPFDVGMTGLIGYGAAAAGIAGADLLILIGTDFPYDQFLPGKEVRTAQIDIAPERLGRRTDVDIAIHGDALSTIRAVLPLVERKTDRRFLEKLLKEQDKKVEQVVGAYTSKAEKLKPIHPEYAASILDEVAADDAVFLSDTGMCNVWTARYITPNGRRRMLGSLVHGSMANALPMAIGAQVADPGRQVVSVSGDGGLAMLMGELVTVAAYHLPVKVVVFNNSTLGLVKVEMLVDGIPDFGVDVPMVDYAAVAAALGIHSQRVEDPADIRGALEAAFAHDGPALVDLVTDPMALSIPPEITAAQVKGFALSMSKIVMNGGVGEAVKLARSNLRNIPRP from the coding sequence ATGGCACGCACGGTCGCCGACCAGCTCATCGCCCAGCTCATCGAGGCGGGGGTGAGCCGCATCTACGGGGTCGTCGGCGACAGCCTCAATCCGGTCGTCGACGCGGTGCGGCGCACGGGCGGGAGCCGCAGGGGCGGCATCGACTGGATCCACGTGCGGCACGAGGAGGCCGGTGCCTTCGCCGCCTCCGCCGAGGCGCAGCTGACCGGGAAGCTCGCGGTGTGCGCCGGATCCTGCGGCCCCGGCCACCTCCACCTCATCAACGGCCTCTACGACGCGCACCGCTCGGGCGCGCCGGTGCTCGCCATCGCGAGCCACATCACCACGAACCAGATCGGGTCCGGCTACTTCCAGGAGACCCACCCCGACCGCCTCTTCGTCGAGTGCTCGCACTACACGGAGATGATCTCGACCGCAGTCCAGGCGCCGCGCGTCGTCGACCAGGCCATGCGGCACTCGCTCGCGCTCGGCGGCGTCAGCGTGATCACGCTGCCGGGCGACGTGGCCGAGTTCGAGGCGGAGGGCGAGGCGCCGGCCTTCTCGCTGCCGCGGCGGCCCGCGATCGTGCCCGCCGAGGAGGACGTGCGCGCGCTCGCCGCGGCCATCGACGACGCGAAGAGCGTCGCGATCTTCGCGGGCCGCGGCGCGGGATCCGCGCACGCCGAGCTCATGGAGCTGGCCGACAAGATCGCCGCTCCCGTCGGCCACTCGCTGCGCGGCAAGGACGTGATCCAGCAGGACAACCCGTTCGACGTCGGCATGACGGGCCTCATCGGCTACGGCGCCGCGGCCGCCGGCATCGCGGGCGCCGACCTGCTGATCCTCATCGGCACCGACTTCCCCTACGACCAGTTCCTGCCCGGCAAGGAGGTGCGGACCGCGCAGATCGACATCGCGCCCGAGCGCCTCGGCCGCCGCACCGACGTCGACATCGCGATCCACGGCGACGCGCTCTCCACGATCCGCGCGGTACTGCCGCTCGTGGAGCGGAAGACGGACCGCAGGTTCCTGGAGAAGCTGCTGAAGGAGCAGGACAAGAAGGTCGAGCAGGTCGTCGGCGCGTACACGTCCAAGGCGGAGAAGCTGAAGCCCATCCACCCGGAGTACGCGGCCAGCATCCTCGACGAGGTCGCGGCCGACGACGCCGTCTTCCTCAGCGACACCGGCATGTGCAACGTGTGGACCGCGCGCTACATCACCCCGAACGGGCGCAGGCGGATGCTCGGGTCGCTCGTGCACGGGTCCATGGCCAACGCGCTGCCGATGGCGATCGGCGCGCAGGTCGCGGACCCGGGGCGCCAGGTCGTGTCGGTCTCCGGCGACGGCGGCCTCGCGATGCTCATGGGCGAGCTCGTCACGGTCGCGGCTTACCACCTGCCCGTGAAGGTCGTCGTCTTCAACAACTCGACGCTCGGGCTCGTGAAGGTGGAGATGCTCGTCGACGGGATCCCGGACTTCGGCGTCGACGTGCCCATGGTCGACTACGCCGCGGTGGCCGCCGCGCTCGGGATCCACTCCCAGCGCGTCGAGGACCCGGCCGACATCCGCGGCGCCCTCGAGGCCGCGTTCGCGCACGACGGGCCCGCGCTCGTCGACCTCGTGACCGACCCGATGGCGCTCTCGATCCCGCCGGAGATCACGGCCGCGCAGGTGAAGGGCTTCGCGCTCTCGATGTCGAAGATCGTGATGAACGGCGGCGTCGGCGAGGCCGTGAAGCTCGCCCGCTCGAACCTGCGGAACATCCCGCGGCCGTGA
- a CDS encoding DUF1684 domain-containing protein, whose product MTDTRETPDRPAASADALASYEAWHRARLAAVTSPFGSLALIQTTWLEPGREVSDLEALEGQPDTVQLTRLERISLDTGEPEHGYRLWDSASPRNRAFEDIEVYPYAPEWILEGRFERVDDDRVIPFEHIADSGRTRELPVPGDIVVEIEGAEVRLSAFASGDRLQLVFADATTGRESYAPSRFLFLPRPDGDGPVTLDFTRAVVPPCGFSDWMNCPLPPAGNRLTAAVRAGERRVVYRDEA is encoded by the coding sequence GTGACCGACACGCGAGAGACCCCCGACCGCCCCGCCGCATCCGCCGACGCCCTGGCCTCCTACGAGGCCTGGCACCGCGCCCGCCTCGCCGCCGTGACGAGCCCGTTCGGCAGCCTCGCGCTGATCCAGACGACGTGGCTCGAGCCCGGCCGGGAGGTCAGCGACCTCGAGGCGCTCGAGGGCCAGCCCGACACGGTGCAGCTCACGCGCCTCGAGCGCATCTCGCTCGACACCGGCGAGCCCGAGCACGGCTACCGGCTGTGGGACTCCGCGTCGCCGAGGAACCGCGCGTTCGAGGACATCGAGGTCTACCCGTACGCGCCCGAGTGGATCCTCGAGGGCCGCTTCGAGCGCGTCGACGACGACCGCGTGATCCCCTTCGAGCACATCGCCGACTCCGGCCGCACGCGCGAGCTGCCGGTCCCCGGCGACATCGTCGTGGAGATCGAGGGGGCCGAGGTGCGCCTCAGCGCGTTCGCGTCCGGCGACCGCCTCCAGCTCGTCTTCGCCGACGCGACCACCGGCCGCGAGAGCTACGCGCCCAGCCGCTTCCTCTTCCTCCCGCGCCCCGACGGCGACGGACCCGTGACCCTCGACTTCACGCGCGCCGTCGTCCCGCCGTGCGGCTTCTCCGACTGGATGAACTGCCCGCTCCCGCCCGCCGGCAACCGCCTGACCGCGGCCGTCCGCGCCGGTGAGCGCCGCGTGGTCTATCGCGACGAGGCCTAG
- a CDS encoding NADP-dependent oxidoreductase yields the protein MSRAIRPRQHGGPEVLAVVDVPTPRAGAGEVVVRVRAAGVNPIDWKLYGGAFHEVDDDQRDEAGLTEEMPTLGLECAGVVVEVGADVRDVVVGEEVIVYPVTAAYADHVVAPPSSLIRRPAALGEEEAAGLMLAGTTAAHALHAVGVGAGDTVLVHGGSGGVGLMAVQLARIAGATVVATASARNHDVLRELGAVPVAHGEGSADRIRAAAPQGIDAAVDTVGTDEALDVSVELVADLGRIASITGSDQRAEAGIRLLGYGPGQDAGTEYRASVRQELADHAGAGRLRVRIAETFTLADAADAHRFARRSHAPGKVVLVP from the coding sequence ATGTCCCGAGCCATCCGACCCCGCCAGCACGGAGGACCCGAGGTCCTCGCCGTCGTCGACGTCCCCACGCCCCGGGCGGGAGCCGGGGAGGTCGTCGTCCGCGTCCGCGCCGCCGGCGTCAACCCGATCGACTGGAAGCTCTACGGCGGCGCCTTCCACGAGGTCGACGACGACCAGCGCGACGAGGCCGGTCTCACGGAGGAGATGCCGACGCTCGGCCTCGAGTGCGCCGGGGTGGTCGTCGAGGTCGGCGCGGACGTGCGCGACGTGGTCGTCGGCGAGGAGGTCATCGTCTACCCGGTCACGGCCGCGTACGCCGACCACGTGGTCGCACCGCCGTCGTCGCTCATCCGCCGGCCGGCGGCGCTCGGCGAGGAGGAGGCCGCCGGCCTGATGCTGGCCGGGACCACGGCGGCGCACGCCCTGCACGCCGTCGGCGTGGGAGCGGGCGACACCGTCCTCGTCCACGGCGGTTCCGGCGGCGTGGGGCTCATGGCCGTGCAGCTCGCGCGGATCGCCGGCGCCACGGTCGTCGCGACCGCCTCGGCGCGCAACCACGACGTGCTCCGCGAGCTCGGCGCGGTCCCCGTCGCCCACGGCGAGGGGTCGGCCGACCGGATCCGCGCCGCGGCGCCGCAGGGCATCGACGCGGCCGTCGACACGGTCGGCACGGACGAGGCGCTCGACGTCTCGGTCGAGCTCGTCGCCGACCTCGGGCGGATCGCGTCGATCACGGGATCCGACCAGCGGGCGGAGGCGGGCATCCGCCTCCTCGGCTACGGACCCGGACAGGACGCGGGCACGGAGTACCGCGCGTCCGTGCGCCAGGAGCTGGCCGACCACGCGGGCGCGGGACGCCTCCGGGTCCGCATCGCGGAGACCTTCACCCTGGCCGACGCCGCGGACGCGCACCGCTTCGCCCGCCGGAGCCACGCGCCCGGCAAGGTGGTGCTGGTGCCCTAG
- a CDS encoding LysR family transcriptional regulator, with protein sequence MAQLDLNLLRVLDALVATSSVTEAASRLALSPPAASRALGRLRVSMGDEILVRAGRGMVPTPFALRVAASVRALLDEADGLTRAGEDDPSTWNRAFTIRMNESLIPVLAPALTERVVAEAPGVLLRFVPQESKDAEGLRDGTLDLDVGIRVASPPDVLAAPLVTDRFVAVVGARTALGRKTTLTLDDLAAHPHVSASRRGHARGPVDDTLEATGRTRRVVAVAPTYAVAALMVVGSGSICLLPELMTERLVDGGVPLRAHRLPFDLPEVQVDQRWHRRADADPASRWLRRALDAVAVDVQAARRRP encoded by the coding sequence GTGGCCCAGCTCGACCTGAACCTGCTCCGCGTGCTCGACGCCCTGGTCGCCACGAGCAGCGTCACCGAGGCCGCCTCCCGACTCGCCCTCTCGCCGCCCGCCGCCAGCCGCGCGCTCGGCCGGCTGCGCGTGAGCATGGGCGACGAGATCCTGGTGCGCGCCGGCCGCGGCATGGTGCCCACGCCGTTCGCGCTGCGCGTCGCCGCGTCGGTCCGCGCCCTCCTCGACGAGGCGGACGGCCTCACCCGCGCCGGGGAGGACGACCCCTCCACCTGGAACCGCGCCTTCACCATCCGCATGAACGAGTCGCTGATCCCCGTGCTCGCGCCCGCCCTCACGGAGCGCGTGGTCGCCGAGGCGCCGGGCGTCCTGCTGCGGTTCGTCCCGCAGGAGTCGAAGGACGCCGAGGGCCTGCGCGACGGGACCCTCGATCTCGACGTGGGGATCCGCGTGGCCTCGCCGCCCGACGTGCTCGCCGCGCCGCTCGTCACCGACCGCTTCGTCGCCGTCGTCGGCGCGCGCACGGCGCTCGGCCGGAAGACCACGCTCACGCTCGACGACCTCGCCGCCCACCCGCACGTCTCGGCCTCGCGGCGCGGCCATGCGCGCGGCCCGGTCGACGACACCCTCGAGGCCACGGGGCGGACGCGACGCGTCGTGGCGGTCGCGCCCACCTACGCGGTCGCGGCGCTCATGGTGGTGGGCAGCGGATCCATCTGCCTGCTCCCCGAGCTCATGACGGAGCGCCTCGTCGACGGCGGCGTCCCGCTCCGGGCGCACCGGCTGCCGTTCGACCTGCCGGAGGTGCAGGTGGACCAGCGCTGGCACCGCCGCGCCGACGCGGATCCCGCCTCCCGCTGGCTCCGCCGCGCGCTCGACGCCGTCGCGGTCGACGTCCAGGCCGCGCGCCGCCGCCCCTAG
- a CDS encoding S9 family peptidase codes for MPDTRTPFSELDDFIAIPRLGGLVLSPDGRRAVLTVTTLDAARTGYRHALWVVPAGGGGVPQRLTRSAKSEAGAAFTATGDLLFVSSRPDADDADEKDAAQLWILPAAGGEARALTRLAGGVDGIAAVARDAATVILQAPLLPGSASLEADAVARTTRSDLKVNAILHERYPVRYWDHDLGPDEPHLFALDLADALVEEPARPTTADAATALAAEAAVEDGGSAATAPTAQPYPTSLPRPRDLTPRPGRSLDHAAAALSPDGRTLVVAVGVKERRGDRQALVSIDVATGERTTLLDVPGADIESPAISPDGALLAYMRTDRATPAAPTQEEIWVSALDGSDARRVAAGWDRWPSSLRFDADSQGLVVTADQDGRGPVFRIGLDDAVTQLTRDDHAYTDVHVDRETGDVLALRSSWMAPAHPVRVSAADGSVTELATPAPVPATTGTMTEVETTAADGARVRGWLMLPEGASAEAPAPLLLWIHGGPLNSWNAWSWRWIPQVMVARGYAVLLPDPALSTGYGLDFIARGWDAWGEAPFTDLMSITDAVEARDDVDETRTAAMGGSFGGYMANWVAGHTDRFRAIVSHASLWALDQFGPTTDSSQYWQSIFSAEGLDRNSPHHSVRDIVTPMLVIHGDRDYRVPVGESLRLWSELAEHHAADDGTTPHRFLIFPDENHWVLKPQQSVVWYRTVLAFLDQHVHGKDWVRPEVLG; via the coding sequence ATGCCCGACACCCGCACCCCCTTCTCCGAGCTCGACGACTTCATCGCCATACCGCGCCTCGGCGGCCTCGTGCTCTCGCCCGACGGACGCCGCGCGGTGCTCACCGTCACGACCCTCGACGCCGCGAGGACCGGCTACCGCCACGCCCTCTGGGTCGTGCCCGCGGGAGGCGGCGGCGTGCCGCAGCGCCTCACCCGCTCGGCGAAGAGCGAGGCGGGCGCCGCCTTCACCGCGACCGGCGACCTCCTCTTCGTCTCCTCCCGGCCCGACGCCGACGACGCCGACGAGAAGGACGCCGCGCAGCTGTGGATCCTCCCGGCCGCCGGCGGCGAGGCCCGCGCGCTGACCCGGCTCGCCGGCGGCGTGGACGGCATCGCGGCCGTCGCGCGCGACGCGGCCACGGTGATCCTGCAGGCGCCGCTGCTGCCCGGATCCGCCTCGCTCGAGGCCGACGCCGTGGCGCGCACGACGCGGTCGGACCTCAAGGTCAACGCGATCCTGCACGAGAGGTACCCCGTGCGCTACTGGGACCACGACCTCGGCCCTGACGAGCCGCACCTGTTCGCCCTCGACCTCGCCGACGCGCTCGTCGAGGAGCCCGCGCGGCCCACGACGGCGGACGCGGCCACGGCGCTCGCCGCCGAGGCCGCGGTGGAAGACGGCGGATCCGCGGCCACGGCCCCCACCGCCCAGCCGTACCCGACCTCCCTGCCGCGCCCGCGCGACCTCACCCCGCGGCCCGGCCGCAGCCTCGACCACGCGGCCGCCGCGCTCTCGCCGGACGGCCGCACGCTCGTCGTCGCGGTCGGCGTGAAGGAGCGCCGCGGCGACCGGCAGGCGCTCGTGTCGATCGACGTCGCGACCGGGGAGCGCACCACGCTCCTCGACGTGCCCGGCGCCGACATCGAGTCGCCCGCGATCAGCCCCGACGGCGCCCTCCTCGCCTACATGCGCACCGACCGCGCGACGCCCGCCGCGCCCACGCAGGAGGAGATCTGGGTGTCGGCGCTCGACGGATCCGACGCCCGCCGCGTCGCCGCCGGCTGGGACCGCTGGCCGTCTTCGCTGCGGTTCGACGCGGACTCGCAGGGCCTCGTCGTCACGGCCGACCAGGACGGGCGCGGACCCGTGTTCCGCATCGGCCTCGACGACGCCGTCACGCAGCTCACGAGGGACGACCACGCCTACACCGACGTGCACGTCGACCGGGAGACCGGCGACGTGCTCGCGCTCCGCTCCTCGTGGATGGCGCCCGCGCACCCCGTGCGCGTGTCGGCCGCCGATGGATCCGTGACGGAGCTCGCGACGCCCGCACCCGTGCCCGCGACCACCGGCACCATGACCGAGGTCGAGACGACGGCCGCCGACGGCGCGCGCGTGCGCGGCTGGCTGATGCTGCCCGAGGGCGCGTCGGCCGAGGCGCCCGCGCCGCTGCTGCTGTGGATCCACGGCGGCCCGCTCAACAGCTGGAACGCGTGGAGCTGGCGCTGGATCCCGCAGGTGATGGTGGCGCGCGGCTACGCGGTGCTGCTGCCGGATCCCGCGCTGAGCACCGGCTACGGCCTCGACTTCATCGCGCGCGGCTGGGACGCGTGGGGCGAGGCGCCCTTCACGGATCTCATGTCGATCACGGACGCCGTCGAGGCGCGCGACGACGTCGACGAGACGCGCACGGCCGCGATGGGCGGCTCGTTCGGCGGCTACATGGCCAACTGGGTCGCGGGCCACACCGATCGCTTCCGCGCCATCGTCAGCCACGCGAGCCTGTGGGCGCTCGACCAGTTCGGGCCCACCACCGACTCGTCGCAGTACTGGCAGAGCATCTTCTCGGCCGAGGGGCTCGACCGGAACTCGCCGCACCATTCGGTGCGCGACATCGTGACGCCCATGCTCGTGATCCACGGCGACCGCGACTACCGCGTGCCGGTCGGCGAGAGCCTGCGCCTGTGGTCGGAGCTCGCGGAGCACCACGCGGCGGACGACGGCACGACCCCGCACCGGTTCCTGATCTTCCCGGACGAGAACCACTGGGTCCTGAAGCCCCAGCAGTCGGTGGTCTGGTACCGGACGGTGCTCGCGTTCCTCGACCAGCACGTGCACGGGAAGGACTGGGTGCGGCCCGAGGTGCTCGGCTAG
- a CDS encoding TetR/AcrR family transcriptional regulator, with the protein MERRAGRVGRPARVSRRLIAEAALEVGLSTLTLTSLANRLGVDHSTLYRHVASRDDIVLLACDTAIARMDWPTVPDSPAARLAAADDTSWRTYLEQAVERIWDMYDRHPGLASAIHHLDTAPDQVVLRFTGAIRDLMRMGFAEAEAVLVLDTVLDIGVESYVGWERVLAAGVGAADRPASSSPIVDATMPAAMGRGLLALAAEAVHADHAADADAAATAPASRRSGPAHSAGAPDALHAREEAAQRDALGTMDRVTARFAGEVATGSAATPRDWWRRKLGVVLAGVGGLRSPGPAASDR; encoded by the coding sequence ATGGAGCGGCGAGCCGGTCGGGTCGGGAGGCCCGCGCGCGTCTCGCGGAGGCTCATCGCGGAGGCGGCCCTCGAGGTCGGCCTCAGCACCCTCACCCTCACCTCGCTCGCGAACCGCCTGGGCGTCGACCACTCGACGCTGTACCGGCACGTCGCGAGCCGCGACGACATCGTCCTCCTGGCGTGCGACACCGCCATCGCGCGGATGGACTGGCCGACCGTCCCCGACTCCCCCGCCGCCCGGCTCGCGGCCGCCGACGACACCTCGTGGCGCACCTACCTCGAGCAGGCCGTCGAGCGGATCTGGGACATGTACGACCGGCACCCGGGCCTCGCCAGCGCGATCCACCACCTCGACACGGCCCCCGACCAGGTCGTCCTGCGCTTCACCGGGGCGATCCGCGACCTCATGCGCATGGGCTTCGCGGAGGCGGAGGCCGTGCTGGTGCTCGACACCGTGCTCGACATCGGCGTGGAGTCCTACGTCGGGTGGGAGCGCGTGCTGGCCGCGGGCGTCGGCGCGGCCGACCGTCCCGCGTCGTCGTCGCCCATCGTGGACGCCACGATGCCGGCCGCCATGGGACGCGGGCTGCTCGCCCTGGCCGCCGAGGCGGTCCACGCCGACCACGCGGCCGACGCCGACGCCGCGGCGACGGCCCCCGCGTCCCGTCGTAGCGGACCCGCGCACTCGGCGGGTGCCCCCGACGCGCTGCACGCGCGCGAGGAGGCGGCGCAGCGCGACGCCCTCGGCACGATGGACCGCGTCACCGCCCGGTTCGCCGGGGAGGTGGCGACGGGATCCGCCGCGACGCCGCGCGACTGGTGGCGGCGCAAGCTCGGCGTGGTCCTCGCGGGCGTGGGCGGGCTGCGCTCCCCGGGACCCGCGGCGTCCGACCGCTAG